One Mycobacterium marseillense DNA window includes the following coding sequences:
- a CDS encoding VOC family protein — protein sequence MSISFNHTIVASRDKRESAEFLTELFGLPGPKPFGHFMVVELEHGANLDYADAPGGADIPRQHYAFLVSEQEFDAIYDKIRSRGLQHWADPGAQRPGEINHNDGGRGVYFTDPSGHAMEILTRPYGSAG from the coding sequence ATGAGCATCAGTTTCAACCACACCATCGTCGCGTCACGCGACAAGCGGGAGTCCGCCGAGTTCCTCACCGAGCTGTTCGGGCTGCCCGGCCCAAAGCCGTTCGGCCACTTCATGGTTGTCGAACTCGAGCACGGCGCCAATCTGGACTACGCGGACGCCCCCGGGGGTGCGGACATCCCGCGTCAGCACTACGCCTTCTTGGTGTCCGAGCAGGAGTTCGACGCGATCTACGACAAGATCCGGTCGCGCGGCCTGCAGCACTGGGCCGATCCGGGCGCCCAGCGTCCCGGCGAGATCAACCACAATGACGGCGGGCGCGGGGTGTATTTCACCGATCCCTCCGGCCATGCCATGGAGATCCTCACCCGACCCTACGGGTCGGCCGGCTGA
- a CDS encoding nuclear transport factor 2 family protein, whose product MPSPEAITETVNRYLALVATGTADDIVTLYAADATIEDPIGADIRRGHDAIRGFYAGFQDAKKDTELAELRVSGSEAAFLWHLTLDAGDSRTRISPISTMSFDADAKITSMRAFWSPADVQVL is encoded by the coding sequence ATGCCGTCCCCAGAAGCCATCACCGAGACCGTCAATCGCTACCTCGCGCTCGTCGCCACGGGCACCGCCGACGACATCGTGACCCTGTACGCCGCCGACGCCACCATCGAGGATCCGATCGGAGCCGATATCCGCCGCGGCCATGACGCCATCCGCGGGTTCTATGCGGGATTCCAAGACGCCAAGAAGGACACCGAGCTCGCCGAATTACGGGTCTCTGGCAGCGAAGCCGCCTTCCTATGGCACCTCACGCTCGACGCCGGTGACAGCCGCACCCGCATCTCCCCCATCTCGACGATGTCGTTCGACGCGGACGCCAAGATCACGTCGATGCGGGCGTTCTGGTCACCCGCTGACGTTCAGGTTCTGTAA
- a CDS encoding glycoside hydrolase, whose product MGVKVFTKGAGRWMAVAASLVVSAAMIHAQGTKPRCCVETPTAAPTSAAATPTPRPPHTASPAEVEALTALAPPAPSAGQQFQLALPHGVASEDRLQVKTIWAARVIGVLFPQIKTIYGYREDPLPWHPKGLAIDVMIPNFHTPEGIELGNQIAGYALANAKRWGINHVIWRQKIYPGVGGGNWTADLGSETANHYDHVHIATDGGGYPTGHEVYYIASMTSAPPD is encoded by the coding sequence GTGGGCGTGAAAGTGTTCACCAAGGGTGCTGGCCGATGGATGGCGGTCGCGGCGTCGCTCGTCGTCTCGGCCGCCATGATCCACGCCCAGGGCACCAAGCCACGGTGTTGCGTCGAGACACCGACGGCGGCCCCCACCAGCGCCGCGGCCACACCAACTCCGCGGCCGCCACACACCGCCAGTCCCGCCGAGGTGGAGGCGCTCACCGCGCTGGCACCACCGGCCCCCTCCGCCGGCCAGCAGTTCCAGCTCGCATTGCCCCACGGGGTCGCGTCCGAGGATCGGCTGCAGGTCAAAACCATCTGGGCGGCCCGCGTGATCGGGGTGCTCTTTCCCCAGATCAAGACGATCTACGGGTACCGGGAAGACCCGCTGCCGTGGCATCCCAAGGGGTTGGCGATCGACGTCATGATCCCGAACTTCCACACCCCCGAGGGCATCGAGCTCGGCAATCAGATCGCCGGGTATGCGCTGGCGAACGCGAAGCGGTGGGGCATCAACCACGTGATCTGGCGGCAGAAGATCTACCCGGGCGTCGGCGGGGGCAACTGGACGGCCGACCTGGGCTCAGAGACCGCCAACCACTACGACCACGTCCACATCGCCACCGACGGCGGCGGCTATCCGACCGGTCACGAGGTTTACTACATCGCGTCCATGACCAGCGCGCCGCCGGACTGA
- a CDS encoding potassium channel family protein yields MGDIIVSGDDVLATTIAKELNRAGATVVKLPSGELAAADLARASAIVCAGHDDAKNLENALLARKTNPNLRVVARLGNDVLRGAVAADNGPGAILDVADLAAPSVVEACLASNTHPVEAAGIDFVVSGAEAPRDATLREIYGDLAPVAVIHGKDAATPDEVVPCPGRDHQVRAGDWTAMIGSADELAARGIKTPRPTVTRSRRSWVRRASDAARAMRDDVNPMLFPAMLLALSLLLASTIVVHFSYTKPRLSWLDAMYFTAETITTVGYGEFTFAQQSAWLRIFAVALMFAGVTTTALLVAFVADLLLSRRVLQSAGVRRARHLRDHIIVVGLGSFGSRVVGDLTAAGYDVAVIERDENNRFLSTAAELDVPVIFGDATLRQTLESARVDRARAVAVLTQDDMVNIEIGIVLREMLGPRVMPEVNRPDVPIVLRIYDRTLGDAVAKRFGFENVRSTVDLAAPWFIGAAMGLQVLGTFSVGQRSFMVGAMHVAPGSELDGLRMFEMSTQTRVIAITRRDTPVELHPRRDAWLRGGDTVYLVGPYRELLETLRKGQPPQEPAVDDERPADKAAT; encoded by the coding sequence ATGGGTGACATCATCGTCAGCGGCGACGACGTGCTCGCGACCACGATCGCCAAGGAACTGAACCGCGCGGGCGCCACCGTCGTCAAGCTGCCGAGCGGGGAGCTCGCCGCCGCCGACCTTGCCCGAGCGAGCGCCATCGTCTGCGCCGGGCATGACGATGCGAAGAATCTCGAAAACGCCTTGCTGGCAAGGAAAACGAATCCAAATCTGCGCGTGGTCGCCCGGTTGGGCAACGACGTGCTGCGGGGTGCGGTCGCCGCCGACAACGGTCCCGGCGCCATCCTCGACGTCGCCGACCTCGCGGCACCCTCGGTCGTCGAGGCCTGCCTGGCGAGCAACACCCATCCGGTCGAGGCGGCCGGCATCGACTTTGTCGTGTCGGGGGCCGAGGCGCCGCGCGACGCGACCCTTCGAGAGATCTACGGCGACCTGGCGCCGGTGGCCGTGATCCACGGCAAGGACGCCGCCACCCCCGACGAGGTGGTGCCCTGTCCGGGCCGCGACCATCAAGTGCGCGCCGGTGATTGGACGGCCATGATCGGCAGCGCCGACGAGCTGGCCGCGCGCGGCATCAAGACGCCCCGGCCGACGGTGACACGCTCTCGTCGCTCGTGGGTGCGGCGGGCCTCGGACGCCGCACGCGCGATGCGCGACGACGTGAACCCCATGCTCTTCCCCGCCATGCTGCTCGCGCTCAGCCTGCTACTTGCGTCGACGATCGTCGTGCACTTCTCCTATACGAAGCCGCGCTTGTCCTGGTTGGACGCAATGTATTTCACCGCCGAGACCATCACCACCGTGGGATACGGCGAATTCACGTTCGCCCAACAATCCGCGTGGCTACGCATCTTCGCCGTCGCCCTGATGTTCGCCGGCGTGACCACCACGGCCCTGCTCGTCGCCTTCGTGGCGGACTTGCTCCTGTCGCGCCGCGTCCTGCAATCGGCCGGAGTCCGCCGCGCACGCCACCTGCGCGACCACATCATCGTGGTGGGACTGGGTTCCTTCGGCAGCCGCGTCGTCGGCGATCTGACGGCGGCCGGCTACGACGTCGCGGTCATCGAACGCGACGAGAACAACCGGTTCCTGTCGACCGCGGCCGAACTCGACGTGCCGGTGATCTTCGGGGACGCGACGCTGCGCCAGACGCTGGAGTCGGCGCGCGTCGACCGCGCCCGGGCGGTCGCCGTGCTGACCCAGGACGACATGGTCAACATCGAGATCGGCATCGTGCTGCGCGAGATGCTGGGCCCGCGGGTGATGCCGGAGGTCAACCGGCCCGACGTGCCGATCGTGCTGCGCATCTACGACCGCACCCTCGGCGACGCGGTGGCCAAGCGGTTCGGGTTCGAAAACGTCCGGTCGACGGTCGACCTGGCCGCCCCCTGGTTCATCGGCGCCGCGATGGGCCTGCAGGTGCTGGGCACGTTCTCGGTCGGGCAGCGCTCCTTCATGGTCGGCGCCATGCACGTGGCGCCCGGCAGCGAACTCGACGGGCTGCGCATGTTCGAAATGTCCACCCAAACCCGGGTCATCGCGATCACCCGCCGCGATACCCCGGTCGAGCTCCACCCGCGCCGGGACGCCTGGCTTCGCGGCGGCGACACCGTCTACCTCGTCGGGCCGTACCGCGAGTTGCTAGAGACGCTGCGCAAGGGGCAGCCACCGCAGGAGCCTGCGGTGGACGACGAGCGCCCGGCGGACAAAGCGGCGACCTGA
- the cysC gene encoding adenylyl-sulfate kinase: MAPPTTLLRLATAGSVDDGKSTLIGRLLYDSKAVMEDQWAAVEQTSKDRGHDYTDLALVTDGLRAEREQGITIDVAYRYFATPKRKFIIADTPGHIQYTRNMVTGASTAQLVIVLVDARHGLLEQSRRHAFLASLLGIQHIVLAVNKMDLIGWDREKFEAIRDDFHAFAARLDVHDVATIPMSALHGDNVVTKSDQTPWYDGPSLLSHLEEVYIAGDRNMVDVRFPVQYVIRPHTREHQDHRSYAGTVASGVMRAGDEVVVLPVGKHTRITAIEGPNGPVEEAFPPMAVSVSLADEIDISRGDLIARTHNQPRVAQEFDATVCWMADGAALEPGRDYVIKHTTRTTHAKVTALDYRLDVNTLHRDKTATALQLNELGRISLRTQVPLLLDEYTRNPSTGSFILIDPHTNGTVAAGMVLRDASAQAASPNTVRHKPSAIAEARSRGKTVWFTGLSGSGKSSVAMLVEQKLLESGSLAYVLDGDNLRHGLNADLGFSMADRAENLRRLAHVAALLADCGNVVLVPAISPLAEQRELARKVHADAGFDFIEVFCDTPIDECEKRDPKGLYAKARAGEITQFTGIDSPYQPPANPDLRLTPDGTIEEQAQRVLDLLESRG; this comes from the coding sequence ATGGCCCCGCCCACCACGCTATTGCGCCTGGCAACCGCAGGCTCCGTCGACGACGGCAAGTCCACCCTGATCGGTCGCCTGCTCTATGACTCCAAGGCCGTCATGGAAGACCAGTGGGCCGCGGTGGAGCAGACGTCCAAGGACCGCGGCCACGACTACACCGACCTGGCGCTGGTCACCGACGGCTTGCGGGCCGAACGCGAGCAGGGAATCACGATCGATGTCGCCTACCGCTACTTCGCCACTCCCAAGCGGAAATTCATCATCGCCGACACCCCCGGGCACATCCAGTACACCCGCAACATGGTCACCGGAGCGTCGACCGCCCAGCTGGTGATCGTGCTCGTCGATGCGCGGCACGGACTGTTGGAGCAGTCACGCCGGCACGCCTTCCTGGCGTCCCTGCTGGGCATCCAGCACATCGTGCTTGCGGTCAACAAGATGGACCTGATCGGTTGGGACAGAGAGAAATTCGAGGCGATCCGCGACGATTTCCACGCGTTCGCCGCTCGGTTGGACGTGCACGACGTGGCCACCATCCCGATGTCCGCGCTGCACGGCGACAACGTGGTGACCAAGTCGGACCAGACGCCGTGGTATGACGGGCCGTCCTTGTTGTCTCACCTCGAAGAGGTGTACATCGCCGGTGATCGCAACATGGTCGACGTGCGGTTCCCGGTGCAGTACGTCATCCGCCCGCACACGCGCGAACACCAGGACCACCGCAGCTACGCGGGCACCGTCGCCAGCGGCGTCATGCGCGCCGGGGATGAAGTCGTGGTGCTGCCCGTCGGCAAGCACACCCGCATCACCGCGATCGAGGGCCCGAATGGCCCGGTGGAAGAGGCGTTCCCGCCGATGGCCGTCTCCGTGTCCCTGGCCGACGAGATCGACATTTCGCGGGGGGATCTGATCGCCCGCACGCACAACCAGCCCAGGGTCGCGCAGGAGTTCGACGCGACGGTGTGCTGGATGGCCGACGGCGCGGCGCTCGAGCCCGGCCGCGATTACGTCATCAAGCACACCACGCGCACCACGCACGCCAAGGTGACCGCGCTCGACTACCGGCTCGACGTCAACACGCTGCACCGCGACAAAACCGCGACGGCGTTGCAGCTCAACGAGCTTGGCCGCATTTCGCTGCGCACCCAGGTTCCGCTGCTGCTCGACGAGTACACTCGCAACCCCAGCACCGGGTCATTCATCCTCATCGATCCGCACACCAACGGCACCGTGGCGGCCGGCATGGTATTGCGCGACGCGTCGGCGCAGGCGGCGAGCCCAAACACGGTGCGGCACAAGCCCTCAGCCATCGCCGAGGCCAGGTCCCGCGGCAAGACGGTGTGGTTCACCGGCCTGTCCGGTTCCGGAAAGTCGTCGGTAGCCATGCTGGTCGAGCAGAAGCTGCTCGAAAGCGGGTCTCTGGCTTACGTTCTCGACGGGGACAACCTGCGGCACGGTTTGAACGCCGACCTGGGCTTCAGCATGGCCGACCGCGCCGAAAACCTGCGCCGGCTCGCGCATGTGGCGGCGCTGCTCGCCGACTGCGGCAACGTCGTGCTGGTGCCGGCGATCAGCCCGCTGGCCGAACAACGCGAATTGGCGCGCAAAGTGCACGCCGACGCCGGATTCGACTTCATCGAGGTCTTCTGCGACACCCCCATCGACGAATGCGAAAAGCGTGACCCCAAGGGTCTGTACGCGAAGGCGCGCGCCGGCGAGATCACCCAGTTCACCGGCATCGACAGTCCGTATCAGCCGCCGGCGAATCCCGACCTGCGGCTGACGCCGGACGGCACCATCGAGGAGCAGGCGCAGCGGGTCCTCGACCTGCTCGAATCGCGCGGGTAG
- a CDS encoding VOC family protein has translation MDRVAFTSSSIAHVRLTVTDIERSRQFYESVFGWPVLLEVPDNADEATRNQLSFLFGGVIYDLGGTLLGLRPVAADRFDEDRVGLDHIAFRLASRDELDSAAAHLDELGVIHEPVKDIGPSYILEFRDPDNIALELTAPK, from the coding sequence ATGGACCGGGTGGCGTTCACCAGTAGTTCCATCGCGCATGTCCGGCTGACGGTGACCGACATCGAGCGGTCGCGGCAGTTCTACGAGAGCGTGTTCGGCTGGCCGGTGTTGCTCGAGGTCCCCGACAACGCCGACGAGGCCACCCGCAACCAGTTGAGCTTTTTGTTCGGGGGTGTCATCTACGACCTCGGCGGCACGCTGCTCGGGCTGCGCCCGGTCGCCGCGGACCGCTTCGACGAGGATCGCGTCGGCCTCGACCACATCGCGTTCCGGCTCGCCAGCAGAGACGAATTGGATTCGGCGGCAGCACATCTCGACGAGCTCGGCGTCATCCATGAGCCCGTCAAGGACATCGGACCGTCCTACATCCTGGAGTTCCGCGATCCCGACAACATCGCCCTGGAGCTAACCGCCCCGAAATAG
- a CDS encoding tetratricopeptide repeat protein has translation MTQQELPAPLAEMTGLMARCANNGDFAGAALQANELVTLCRATLGERDPNVLELKVALATVQLRAGEDAAVYADLEGLIPDLVEVLGRDHVSTLTARHLLAARQQPPVSSLSEWSRLVADEQRVLGADHESTLMARERVAEKRWETGDFAGAMTDGQLVLAARRRVLGDDHADTLGTRLMLAIWRGRGGDIPGAITELEWLIGELRDKLGSDHVHLLMARHMYTLWAPHRAGVTDGVAAWEALVEEETRVLGDEHPVTVAARQELAGWCARHGRPGDQPGTPADWSAS, from the coding sequence ATGACGCAGCAGGAGTTGCCCGCCCCGCTGGCCGAAATGACCGGGCTGATGGCGCGGTGCGCGAACAACGGCGATTTCGCCGGCGCCGCGCTGCAGGCCAACGAGCTGGTGACCCTGTGCCGGGCAACGCTGGGGGAGCGCGATCCCAACGTCCTCGAGCTCAAGGTGGCGCTGGCCACCGTGCAGCTGCGGGCCGGCGAGGACGCCGCCGTCTACGCCGACCTCGAAGGGTTGATCCCCGATCTCGTCGAGGTGCTCGGTCGCGATCACGTGAGCACGTTGACCGCTCGTCACCTGCTGGCGGCTCGCCAGCAGCCCCCGGTGTCGTCGCTGTCCGAATGGTCGCGGCTCGTCGCCGACGAACAGCGCGTTCTGGGTGCCGACCACGAGAGCACGCTGATGGCCCGCGAGAGGGTCGCCGAGAAGCGCTGGGAGACCGGTGATTTCGCCGGTGCCATGACCGATGGCCAACTCGTGCTCGCCGCGCGGCGGCGGGTGCTCGGCGACGACCACGCCGACACCCTCGGGACGCGGTTGATGCTGGCGATCTGGCGGGGCCGCGGCGGTGACATCCCCGGGGCGATCACCGAACTGGAGTGGTTGATCGGGGAGCTGCGCGACAAGTTGGGAAGCGACCACGTGCACCTGCTCATGGCGCGGCACATGTACACGCTCTGGGCCCCGCACCGGGCCGGCGTGACGGACGGGGTCGCCGCCTGGGAAGCGCTGGTCGAGGAAGAGACCCGCGTCCTCGGTGACGAGCACCCGGTGACCGTCGCCGCCCGCCAGGAGCTAGCCGGATGGTGCGCCCGGCATGGCCGCCCCGGGGACCAACCCGGCACCCCAGCGGACTGGTCTGCTTCCTGA
- the cysD gene encoding sulfate adenylyltransferase subunit CysD: MTSDLKTAPAVGQYELSHLRSLEAEAIHIIREVAAEFERPVLLFSGGKDSIVMLHLALRAFRPGRLPFPVMHVDTGHNFDEVIATRDELVNEHGVRLVVASVQEDIDAGRVVEPRQGRNPIQTVTLLRAIRENKFDAAFGGARRDEEKARAKERVFSFRDEFGQWDPKAQRPELWNLYNGRHHKGEHIRVFPLSNWTEFDIWSYIGAENIALPSIYYAHRRKVFRRDGMLLAVDRNMQPNADEPVFEATVRFRTVGDVTCTGCVESEAATVDEVIAETAVSRLTERGATRADDRISEAGMEDRKRQGYF, encoded by the coding sequence ATGACCAGTGATCTGAAGACGGCGCCCGCCGTCGGACAGTACGAATTGAGCCATCTGCGCTCGCTGGAGGCGGAGGCGATCCACATCATCCGCGAGGTGGCCGCCGAGTTCGAACGGCCGGTGCTGCTGTTCTCGGGCGGCAAGGACTCTATCGTCATGCTGCACCTGGCGCTGCGGGCATTCCGTCCCGGCCGGTTGCCGTTCCCGGTGATGCACGTCGACACCGGGCACAACTTCGACGAGGTGATCGCGACCCGCGACGAGCTGGTCAACGAGCACGGGGTGCGCCTGGTCGTCGCCTCGGTCCAGGAAGACATCGACGCCGGACGGGTGGTCGAGCCGCGCCAGGGACGCAATCCGATCCAGACGGTCACCCTGCTGCGCGCCATCCGGGAGAACAAGTTCGACGCCGCGTTCGGCGGGGCGCGCCGCGACGAGGAGAAGGCCCGCGCCAAGGAGCGCGTGTTCAGCTTCCGCGACGAGTTCGGTCAATGGGATCCGAAGGCGCAGCGGCCCGAGCTGTGGAACCTCTACAACGGCCGGCATCACAAGGGCGAGCACATCCGGGTCTTCCCGCTGTCCAACTGGACCGAATTCGACATCTGGTCCTACATCGGCGCCGAGAACATCGCCCTGCCGTCGATCTATTACGCGCACCGGCGCAAGGTGTTCCGCCGTGACGGCATGCTGCTGGCGGTCGACCGGAACATGCAGCCGAACGCCGACGAGCCGGTGTTCGAGGCGACAGTGCGCTTCCGCACCGTCGGTGATGTCACGTGCACGGGTTGCGTCGAATCCGAAGCCGCCACCGTCGACGAGGTCATCGCCGAGACCGCCGTGTCCCGGCTCACCGAACGCGGGGCGACCAGAGCCGACGACCGCATCTCGGAGGCCGGCATGGAAGACCGCAAACGACAGGGATACTTCTGA
- a CDS encoding Rrf2 family transcriptional regulator — MRMSAKAEYAVRAMIQLATAPDGTLVKTDDLAQAQGIPPQFLVDILTNLRTDRLVRSHRGREGGYELARSGSDISIADVLRCIDGPLASVRDIGLGDLPYSGPTAALTDVWRALRASMRSVLEQTTLADVATGGLPKHVAQLADDYRKQESQRHGSARAGD, encoded by the coding sequence GTGCGCATGTCAGCGAAGGCGGAGTACGCCGTGCGGGCGATGATCCAGCTCGCCACGGCGCCCGACGGGACGCTGGTGAAGACCGACGACTTGGCCCAGGCTCAGGGCATCCCGCCGCAATTTCTCGTCGACATCCTGACCAACCTGCGCACCGACCGGTTGGTGCGCAGCCATCGCGGCCGCGAGGGTGGCTACGAATTGGCCCGTTCCGGCAGCGACATCAGCATCGCCGACGTGCTGCGCTGCATCGATGGGCCGCTGGCCAGCGTCCGTGACATCGGACTCGGTGACTTGCCCTATTCGGGGCCGACCGCCGCGCTCACCGACGTCTGGCGGGCGCTGCGGGCCAGCATGCGATCGGTGCTCGAACAGACGACCCTGGCCGACGTCGCCACCGGCGGCCTGCCCAAGCACGTCGCGCAACTGGCCGACGACTATCGGAAACAGGAAAGCCAGCGGCACGGCTCGGCGCGCGCCGGCGACTAG
- a CDS encoding LLM class flavin-dependent oxidoreductase — protein sequence MTMPVMEPDLDAAVLETWARTIDEGPFSSLCWGERIAFDNPDNLTLLGALAAWTNRVRLLTTVIVPQLHDPVMLAKGLATGDMLSGGRLTVGIGVGGRHEDYHAVSADPATQTMRGMAERVAVMKRVWAGEKTTDSVLPVGPAPVQPGGPPLFVGSIGPKTIRSAAAWADGLAGTTLDLDVAKQNELFDVTRDAWARAGKPKPHLITSFWFAFGPPEESRAQVHSHLRRYMNWIPAEYVDAMAPMTGWAGSEDELLEVLRRFEEIGTDEVQLIPTSSDVDQVRRAAEVAARL from the coding sequence ATGACCATGCCGGTGATGGAACCGGATCTGGATGCGGCGGTACTCGAGACCTGGGCACGCACCATTGACGAGGGGCCGTTCTCGTCACTGTGCTGGGGCGAGCGCATCGCATTCGACAACCCGGACAACCTGACGCTGCTGGGCGCGCTGGCCGCGTGGACGAACCGGGTGCGGCTGTTGACGACCGTGATCGTGCCCCAACTGCACGACCCGGTCATGTTGGCAAAGGGTCTGGCGACGGGCGACATGCTCAGCGGCGGCCGGTTGACAGTCGGCATCGGGGTGGGCGGCCGGCACGAGGATTACCACGCCGTCAGCGCCGACCCGGCCACGCAGACCATGCGCGGCATGGCCGAACGGGTGGCCGTGATGAAGCGCGTCTGGGCGGGGGAGAAGACCACCGACTCGGTGCTGCCCGTCGGGCCGGCGCCGGTGCAGCCCGGTGGTCCACCGCTGTTCGTCGGCAGTATCGGTCCGAAGACCATCCGCAGCGCCGCGGCGTGGGCCGACGGGCTCGCCGGCACCACCCTGGACCTCGACGTCGCCAAGCAAAACGAGCTGTTCGACGTCACGCGAGACGCCTGGGCGCGCGCCGGCAAGCCCAAACCCCACCTCATCACCTCGTTCTGGTTCGCGTTCGGCCCGCCCGAGGAGTCCCGCGCCCAGGTGCACAGCCACCTGCGGCGCTACATGAACTGGATACCGGCCGAATACGTCGACGCCATGGCGCCGATGACCGGCTGGGCCGGCAGCGAAGACGAGCTGCTGGAGGTCTTGCGCCGGTTCGAGGAGATCGGCACCGACGAGGTTCAGCTCATCCCGACGAGCTCGGATGTCGATCAGGTCCGCCGCGCCGCGGAGGTGGCCGCGCGGCTCTAG
- a CDS encoding NUDIX domain-containing protein: protein MVLREDDIRRPDGSTGLYGVVDKPAYALVMPYDGHRFRLVEQFRYPVGERRWEFPQGTAPDLADVEPAELAERELREETGLRATTFEVLGELDVAPGMTSQRGRVFLATGIIEGEADREHEEQDMRSAWFARDEVERMIRGGVIADAQSVAAYGLFLLR, encoded by the coding sequence ATGGTGCTGCGCGAGGATGACATCCGCCGCCCGGACGGCAGCACGGGGCTGTACGGCGTCGTCGACAAGCCGGCCTACGCGCTCGTGATGCCCTACGACGGGCACCGCTTCCGGTTGGTCGAGCAGTTCCGCTACCCCGTCGGGGAGCGTCGGTGGGAATTCCCGCAAGGCACGGCTCCGGACCTGGCCGACGTCGAGCCGGCCGAGTTGGCCGAGCGTGAGCTGCGCGAGGAAACCGGGTTGCGCGCAACGACGTTCGAGGTGCTCGGCGAGCTCGACGTGGCCCCGGGGATGACGAGTCAGCGCGGCCGGGTGTTTCTGGCCACGGGGATCATCGAGGGCGAAGCCGACCGCGAACACGAGGAGCAGGACATGCGCAGCGCGTGGTTCGCGCGCGACGAGGTGGAGCGGATGATCCGCGGCGGAGTCATCGCCGACGCGCAGTCGGTCGCCGCCTACGGCCTGTTCCTGTTGCGCTGA